In the Sulfurovum zhangzhouensis genome, one interval contains:
- a CDS encoding 3D domain-containing protein: MWYRKVKKYLVYLSAVVSITFFVTGCVKQQLSPVSPEHPPKKEILKMQVHATAYTSRLKRKNAKYPVGAWGDALTPTCHCIAVSDDLFKMGLTYKTKVRIDGLSGEYVVMDRMHPKWKKRIDVYMGDDFKRARYWGNRMVTIHWAQPKEENVR; this comes from the coding sequence ATGTGGTACAGGAAAGTAAAAAAGTATTTAGTATATCTGTCTGCAGTCGTATCGATCACTTTTTTTGTTACGGGGTGTGTAAAGCAACAGCTGTCACCTGTTTCCCCCGAACATCCTCCTAAAAAAGAGATACTAAAAATGCAGGTACACGCTACCGCATATACCTCACGACTGAAAAGAAAAAATGCCAAATATCCTGTCGGTGCATGGGGAGATGCATTGACTCCCACATGCCACTGTATTGCAGTCTCTGATGATCTGTTCAAAATGGGTTTAACCTACAAAACGAAGGTAAGAATTGATGGACTTTCCGGTGAGTATGTAGTAATGGATAGAATGCATCCCAAATGGAAGAAAAGAATCGATGTCTATATGGGAGATGATTTTAAAAGAGCAAGATACTGGGGTAACCGGATGGTAACCATACACTGGGCACAGCCTAAAGAGGAAAATGTAAGATAG